TACAAACGACAGTAAACAATATAAATAAGAGTCTGTTTAACATGTTTAACACAATTCACGCGATTATGTTTCAAAGGGAGGGTTGAAGGTCAGCCATTCCTTTTGCCCCAAAATTCAAATACTTGACAGGTCAGTTTGTTCTGTAAGTTGAGGTAAAGCTGTATCAAAAAAGCCCTCCCAGCTCATGAACAAAATGAGCTTTTGAGATGGCAAAATTGAGTCTTTCAGTGCCTTAAATTCAGTGCTGCTTATCAGACAAGTCTGACTCAAGTGACTTTATCAACACAATAAAAGCAGTGGTTTTAGATGTGGAGTCGTAGTCCTTTAGCAATGTAATGAGGTCTCTCTCACTGCGGGCTACAATACAATCAATTAGTGTCACTTCTGACATCGACGATTTGGTggtaataaacataaataagaaATTAGAATAAAATGCTTACAGTACTTTGACATTCAGTGTAAAAATTTCTTTACAAAAAGCTGTGTGAAAAATATCGTATTTCCcccattataaaaaaaacagccaaacacCTCGATCGAGGCAAGTGAAGTCGCTTCATGTGCAATGACACAAAAGAAACGAGAGTAATGGAGACACAGTACATGGTATACACAAGGTTAATGTGTTGGTCCCTCAGTCTGTTACGTGAATCTGTTTGAACCAACGCGCTACCAGAAGCAGGGAGCATTACCAAAATGCCAGCGTAAAAAACAGTTTGTATGGCCGAGGTCTTGCAATTGATTGTTGAACTATTCAAACATTCTTAAAGTGTTAGTTCCAGAGTTGCTTTGGGAATGCTACAGACGTCTTCGGCGTTAACGTATTTGATTTAATCTCAGAAAtgtacacttaaaaaaaagaagaaaaaacaagcagTAGTTCCTCGATTGCTGTCTACCTGACTTAATatcttttattacacagttgtgACAGAAAGAAAGGCATTATGGACTTTGGAGCCCTCTGGGACTCTGGCCCCATGGCTCATCAGCTCCTGAATAGTCATCCAGTTATCCAGGATCTTTTTATTTCGTTTCTTCATCATCTTTTTGTGACTGAGCTCCAAGATATTGATCTCCTTCCTGCCTTCAGCTCCACTCAGTGGTCCCTCCTTTAAACACTCCAGGCGGCTCTTTTGCATAaactccctcctctttctttgcTCCCTGGCACGTGCCAGGTGctgcttcctctcctctttgCTCCAGTAGCGGCCCATCTTCATCTCACTCATGGCGTCATCATCTGTGGTCATGCCTccactcctctcctctctgatcCTTAGCGCCCTCTCCCTCAGTATGCGATCACGAGCAGGCCTCCGGGCAACGTATCGCGTCCCGTCAGCTCGAACTTTGACCTTCCACTCTAGTCGTGGTTCCCCAGGGCGTCCGTTACGGTGCACGGGATCTCGGCAGACACTGAGGAGACTCAGCTGGCTCTGCGAATACTCCACGGATGAATGCTGCTGTAGCAGTTGCATGTAGCtctgcaacaaagaaaacagggtTAACAACGAGGTGTTCTTCATATGCGCTTTACTCAAAGCCACAGCAGCATCAGGTTCACATGCATTATACCTGAATTTGCTTAGATCCTCCCTGGCCATGATAAGGGGTCGTGTGATATGAAGAAGCGTAAGGAAGCCCTCTCCTTGACTCTCTGGTCCTCCCTTTCTTCTCACACCTCTCATCATCTGCAGGCAGAGCAGGGTCCGACTCAGACCTGGAAGGGTTGCTCTGATCAGGGCTGCTTGAGATTACAGGACCTGGATCTGCTTGTCTGCTACGACTAGATGTGCCCTGGGGCTTGGGGATAGGAATAGGGCTTGAGGGTGTTGAAGAAGCCAGTCTGAGGTTTTTCTGGTTGGTAATGCTGATGTGTCTCTGCAGAGAGTGGTCAGGAGATCTCTCCATACCCAGTGGTGTTGAGCGTGCACTTTCTGCTGTGTTGTAGGCACTGGAGCTATCCTTCTCGCGCATCTTATCGGCTTCCAACCTCTCTGGGTGTTCGTGAATGTCAGCCAGCCTGCTGTGCCGCTTGTGTCCATCTTTGGTGCTCCTTCCTGGTGAACAGGGCGACGGCTGTGAGTGCTCCTGCTGATGGGACTGGCGAAGCTGATGGGCCTGCATAATGCTCTGGCATTCGAGCTCAATGCTGCGCAGTTCCTCGTTTAGCATCCTCAACTCCTGCTCCACCCCTCCCCCTATGTCATCTACGCAATCGGCATCCTCTCCCCCTTGTTCAGTAAGGCTACACTCTATACTGTGTCGAATTGAGTACACCCCACACTCACCCCCGTTTCGGATCTGACACTTGAGCTCCAAGAGTTGCTGGAAGCGATTCTCCAAACCTAAGATCCCACCTCCACTATTGCGAACACTCCCTACCCCTTCGTGGCCTTGGCCTGTGGACAGTGTTCTCGTGCTCTGGTTTTCCCGTGGGACAACAGCTCCTCGCTTGGTGTGGGGATGCTCTGCCCGCCACCGCTCCCTTAGGCAATGAGCTGGGCTCCTTCTTTGGAGTTTAGCCAGCAGTGGTTGGTGCTCCGGACTGTCCGTACTGCGTCCAAACCCACTGTCTTGATTGTTGGAAGAACATGTagctgtgtctgttgtcatCCCTTCTTCAGCTTGATTCTGGAgtattaaaagagaaacagttGTATTAGTTTATGAATGTTTCAATCATTTGTAAGACCATAAATTCTTTGTTGTCAATGATTTACGGTGGTCCGTCACTATAACGTGGTTGACTTTTCGCGGCCTtgctgtttcgcagatttttttggtgcagttttgcatgcttttatttttttgtttgtttccttacagcgcattgtgttctgcgtcctgattggcaatagaccattgtcaatcaatctcgtgccgtgtctcctgtacagtacagaatgtgttTAGCTtgtcaaattaaataaatcttcgatcgctagcagtgtgactctgaagtgttGTActgtgtttgtaagttttctccccaacaaacacaacactgtcgacaaaacgttttgcaccgtcaaaggcaACCGCGGGTGCTTTTGGTTTCTacaatactggacttatttttctacaaaggtttgaactttgagagtgtttaaacgagagaaaagtgtgaaaatgttcatgcctgtctgagaaaagtgtataaactgtgtagtgaggggttttacagccttaaaacatctgtaataattgtaaaaaataaagttggctacttcgctGATTTCACCTATCATGGGTTATTTTCAGAACGTAACTACCTCGATAAACATGTACTTGGCTGCTTTATCTTTGGACataaacaaagattaaaaaaaactaacaccATCAAGGTTTCAATGAACTACATGAAGTTAAGCTAGGTGGTGCATAAGGATTTAAAAGCCTGCAGATACCTAAACTGCTGTTTTAGGATAATATCGGCACAGCAGCAAAGGCAATGTCTGAATTGTTTTCCAAAGTACATGTTGAGGGTCAGTCAAGTACAGCAGGTGGTGAAAATAACTAGTCAAGAACGTCCAGACCTCACTTTCTCGGTCAAACAGGTTCTCATGCTAAAAAACCTTAGCTTAACCCTCATCTACCTAAATATGTAACATACATTAATTTACAGTGagaagcaaaataataataatattaataatgatgatgatagcAAAACATATTTCATCTCAAAGCATAATTAGTTATGTAATtaatatagagaaaaaaacattattattatttgttcaaaattacaattaatttgcatattttctaaaaaaatattttattaatactttatacaacttgctGCTTTTTCAAGTACAATCTGTATAATTACTTAATAGCTTATTTACCACCCATTTGCCCCGGTATTTCTTagtttttgatatttttcagtaaacattttttgtgggggggtttttgtgtttgtttgtctggtTCGTTTTGACCCCAATATAAAATCACCAAAATAGACACACAACACAGCCCAGACATCTAATCACTCCAGCATTTCCTGGGTCTGTCTTGGGGCCTTCGCGCCTCCTCCCCTCCTTAGCCTAGAACAACGCCAAAACAGTCTCTCTTCACCACTGTACTTTTAATGGACACTTTGTCTGTTGGTTGCTTCACTTAGCGTACCATCTTACCTCATCTCCCCTGTCAAAGCCATGTTCCTtctgcttcctcctctcctcgAGGATCTCCTCCATGAGCTCCTGTTGCTCATCGTCCAGCCATCCAGCCTCCTCATCTAACTGAAATCACAACATCTTGTCAGAAacctccctctttctctttggCTTTGaatgaaagtgtttgtgtgtcagcagGAACTCCAATCACACTGACAGGAATGGAACGGGAGGCAAGTGCTTTTATTTGACATGACACAGGCTGTCAAGATAGGGCAGGAAGGCTGcgtaggtgtgtatgtgtgtttacctGGATTTCTGGCCTTGTCACCAGTAGTGTGATGCTCCTTGCTTCTTCACTtgacaacagggcaacagcCTTCTCTCTGTCTTGTACTTCACAGCCATTTATCTGTACATCAAGATGAGAATAGATGGTTCTGTCAGTGAGAAAGAACTGATACACAACAGTCTGCATATCTtacaaaagaaattaaatgcTTTTTCTCCATATACCTAccacaaataaaatgaattcaaatgTTTTAGCAAGCCACCTTGACCACACTGTCTTTTGATCTTTATCCCCCTTTATACCCTTTTCTTCCTCCattcctcctctctttttttaatacatttctttCTTGGCACTCTCCACGTCTTCGCTGTTGCACTCATAGCAAAGAGACTCACTCGAGA
The Astatotilapia calliptera chromosome 17, fAstCal1.2, whole genome shotgun sequence genome window above contains:
- the pdzrn4 gene encoding PDZ domain-containing RING finger protein 4, whose translation is MGCNLCTLQKREEHYKLLYEIAQVNGLAKVEHDEAVVEAIRRDPIVVQVLRRTPTRAAAAVVQNGTSSPQDVCVVDVCTQTDITFEHIMALAKLRPATPPVPDICPFLLSDSCHSIHTMEHEFYECPEYLSNTTADVERIVEYEYEEVELCRQNSQEKLGLTLCYRTDDEEDTGIYVSQVEPNSIAAKDGRIKEGDRILQINGCEVQDREKAVALLSSEEARSITLLVTRPEIQLDEEAGWLDDEQQELMEEILEERRKQKEHGFDRGDENQAEEGMTTDTATCSSNNQDSGFGRSTDSPEHQPLLAKLQRRSPAHCLRERWRAEHPHTKRGAVVPRENQSTRTLSTGQGHEGVGSVRNSGGGILGLENRFQQLLELKCQIRNGGECGVYSIRHSIECSLTEQGGEDADCVDDIGGGVEQELRMLNEELRSIELECQSIMQAHQLRQSHQQEHSQPSPCSPGRSTKDGHKRHSRLADIHEHPERLEADKMREKDSSSAYNTAESARSTPLGMERSPDHSLQRHISITNQKNLRLASSTPSSPIPIPKPQGTSSRSRQADPGPVISSSPDQSNPSRSESDPALPADDERCEKKGRTRESRRGLPYASSYHTTPYHGQGGSKQIQSYMQLLQQHSSVEYSQSQLSLLSVCRDPVHRNGRPGEPRLEWKVKVRADGTRYVARRPARDRILRERALRIREERSGGMTTDDDAMSEMKMGRYWSKEERKQHLARAREQRKRREFMQKSRLECLKEGPLSGAEGRKEINILELSHKKMMKKRNKKILDNWMTIQELMSHGARVPEGSKVHNAFLSVTTV